CTACAAGTAGCTTTTTGACATTGTTAGTATTTGTTTGGCCTATTTGTTTTATCATAAATCACCTAATCCTAATGTTTGCcaataaattacataaattttggGCAAAAAATGTTAgataaacaaatttttaataacttCTATGGGAGGTAAAGTGCGGAGGAAGACAACTATGGACCTAATAAAGCAAAGTCGAGTGCAGGAGAAGTGAGGAGAAGCTGTAACTGCAGTTACAGCACTTTCTCACACTTACGCCAAAACAAGCATACAAAGATGTCACTTAACGTGGAAACTACACTTCTCCCCACTCACTCGCTCCAATCCGAAGGTGCCCTAACAGGTCCTTCAGCGTTTGTTTTGTATATTTCAGCCATTCAATTAACATGTTTGTGTGATATGAAAAATTCCCTCCAGGGTAGGTCAGAAATGCAAACAAACTTTTTAACTACTACGATGGAATACGATGATACTTGATCGAGCAATTTAACTTTCCTCATGGAAACCACGAAGATCAGATAAAACcagatgatttttttaaaaaaaataaaaaataaaaaatacattttccAAGGGGTTTAACTGAAAACAGAGAAAAAGAACTCAATTCTGGGACACTTAACATTAACCAACTGTAGCAGGCATAATACTCGTGTATTTTTCACCTAAATTTACTGAGGGCTGTAGAAATAAGAGGGTTTTTTGCGTTTATAACCCTGAAAATATGCCACCCTTGCAAAGTTAGTTTGCATGCGTAGCCCTTGAAAACCCCCATTTACTCAGGATCATGTCTTGTAGGGGAAGATGCAATTTTGCATATTTATAGGGGTATGAATGCGACAAgcccaaaaaggaaaaaaatggtTAGTCAAGAGTACCTTCGTCGGCCTGGTATTTGTTCTTGTCATCTCCAGCGTAAGCTAGAAGATTGTACTTAGGGTTCCACTCCACACTATTCATCGCCGCCTTACTTGGTATTTGGTGAACTGATCGTCCGGTTTGAACattggcctatatatatagttcgatAAATGACCAAggcattattaaaaaaaaaaaaaaaaaaaatctaaatttctgaTAATGTTATCGCGTGGCAAATGGTTCTTTGACATATACGTACTATGTCAATAACAGGATCTTCACTCGCTGAAGCAATGTATTCTCCAGTATAGTTGAAACTTACAGTTCTTACCGGCCACCTGAAATGTAATTTATTTGAGCTTTTGTCGAGGACTAAAACCATATTTTCACAGGTCAGAGAAAATGGGTTGCAATATTGTGCCGAAATAAATATGTGTTTTTCAATCTAGAGAGGTTATGaataagagaggaaaaaaacagAGAAGAATTGAGAAAAACAGACTAAATTGCCGGAATCTACAACGAGTATCACAATTTTCACTTCCCCGCggaaattttgagaaaaacatgCTGCTTCCTTAAACTACAAGATTTTGTAACCATGACATCCATAGTGAGGTTTCCTGATGTTTATCAGCCAGGAAAAAGGAATTTAACAAACCAAATTTTCTTGCATCAAAAGCCGATAGGATTCTGTTCTTGCTAACGTCGTCGGTGTAAAAACTAAAAAGCTTACTCGAGTTTGGTGAATGTTTTGATGCACAACATCTCTTTGACATTCCAGAGGCTGACGAGTGAGTCTGCACTTCCAACAGCAAAATACCTGCCAAATTTCGAGTAATTTGCAAAGGAGTTCAAACATCCGAGCTTTCATCTGTTTTATGCTCCAAAAATTGCAGAAAACACAAATTTCAAAACGTAGAAGCAACCAATACAGCATTAGACTGTGCTGAAAGAGAAACTTCATTAAAGTGCTCGGCAATCACAGGCTGTGATGCATCATTtagatctcaaaaaaaaaaaagaagaagcttcAGCTGGACTGCACAATGAAAGTAACATAAAGGGATGATAGTATCGCCAGTTTGTCACCAAATCCAACAAAACTTAATATTAGAGTTGGCCACATCTCGAGAAAAGCAACAGAGAATGATTTCaactgattatttttttatcatcaatGCTGGAGCTTTTctaaattacaatattttaaaaaaaattaaaaaaagcaaGGAAGAAGTGCAGAAGATTCAAGTAAGCGAACATATGCAATGATAGTATTAGTACACCTAGGATAATTTGGTTCACAAGTAAATTACGAGAGAACGAATTTTTGTAGCAATATTGCAGAATAACGAAGAACAAAATCAATACTATGTTTTTTAGCTTGATACCATAGGGAAAGCTATGATAATGACAAAAACTAACTGTAACAATGACGATAACTTTAATAGTTGCCGTATAACAGCGGATAAAGTGCGGGGCAACACTATTAGAGGGGAAAGCTGGGATTGTTGTCCGCACGCTATTCTAAAATAACGACTTTGATCAGAATCACTAttccttattattatttgttgcaTTGTTAAGAACAGtaacaattataaataaaaattaaaaaaaattgtatcacCTTCCTAGAGGATCCATTGCTATACAGTAGCAACCTGCTGTATGAGCCATTAAATTATGGCGCAACTTGAGGGATGGATATGCGAGCACCTCAACAGTACCTACATAAATAGCAAAACAACATCAAAAGACTCAAAATCAGTTTGAAGCTGCATAAATGAGTATCAAATTATATTGAAGAACAAATCCTAGTACTGTGTTGGGGATTATTCTGATGAAACATACTTGAGCTACACTATGAAGCAAAATAGGTAGATCGAAGATGATTCTTACCGTTCCCTGTAGTAATGAAAAATAGGTCTCCAGTTTTATTCCATGCTATCTCATTTATCTGAAAAAAGCTAAATTCAAGATATAATGCGTCCATGAGAATTTCATTCTAAAATGGAAAGTCAAATTGAAAATTACCTCATAATTGAACTTGAGCCTGTGAATAGGTTTAAACTTCCTAACATCCAGTATTGTTAATTCATCCTCCTGCacataaaagagaaaagaagaagaagaaaaaaaaaaatatcaaaagaacATTCATAATCAACCGATAGAGGAATACAATAATGTTgataaaaaatcaattttagtTTGGATGTTATTTTTCGAACACCCgatatattagaaataactGTTTTTGATAGTTAGTCATTCGCCATTCCTTTTGATTTTCCATCCTAATTCTTTCGGCACACTTCGTAAATACACTTCTCATTCTTTCTCCCCTTTAATTTCTCGATTGTACAACATGGAAGAATATTACAAGATTTGGTACGAGTTCTTTAGAAAGTTGTTTTTAGCATACCTTATTACCAACGGCAATATTAGTACCATCGTGCTTGTATGTGATATTGATATTTTCTCCACTAAGTTCAACATTTTGGGAACATTTTCCACCTAGGAAAACCAACAGATTAGTATGTACAGAAGTTTTGGCAACATGAAAATAGTAGGGATTCCAGTGCTTTTAGCCTTGCTGCAGATGATTTAAACAGCGAGTTCAGtctcaagaaagaaagaaataaacacTTATATTTCAGCCGTTACTACCGTatttcgaaaaaaattaaatcatgaTACTACGTAATGCTTGAAGAGTTTATTAAGGTAAGAGAAGATGACTAGAAATGTAATAGAAAGTTACAGctgcagaaaaataaaaaagttgacaTCGCACACATCCATTTATAAATCTGAGCTTGCACAATAAGAATGGATGTACTTACTACGAGCATCCCAAAGCCGAACGGTCTTGTCCCCTGCTGCAGTAGCAACTAAATCGGGGTGCTTCGGGTCCCAACATAGCTGGTCTACACTGTCCGTATGACCTTTCAATTCTATGTCTTTGACCTTACCCTGCACAAAAATCAATTCGACCacaatgcatgtatgtgatctTTCCATTCAGGAACCTAAAGCATTTTAGCCCTGGTTGAAGCTTCTGCAAAGGGTTTGTTTAGGTGGAGCTATTCGAACAAGCATTATAGCTTTTTCGTTAGTCCCCTCAACAATTTCATTCTACAGAAAAACGGTAGCTTAATATTGAAGTTTCTGCTTTTCAGGGCCAAAAACTCATTTTGGCTTTTCGCTATGGCAAAATTCCAGACATCATTCTTTATGAAACACCAGGTTTCTAGTAGCTTCTAGTTTCTAGAGTTGACAAGCTCTTCCAGAAGCTGGTCAATCGGGCACTTATTGAAGAAAACCACTTGCCTAAGATTTTGCAAAAACTCTTAAGTCAATTATAACTATAAAAGATAAACAAAGGTTGGAAAGCCTTCAGCTAGGGAGCTCATATTGAGCATGCCAGACCCCATTCATCAGCGACAGCGCCTTCAAGCCGTTTCCCAATAACAGAGGGTTTTCTAgacttaaaaattcaattgagaAAGCTTCAATACAAAATGTATATAACTTTTCTGGACAGCACTGTTACTGCAACGTTCGATGTTGGGATTGCAAACATCAACTGGTGAACATATTTGTGAATAATGACACACCAACTATAGGCCAGTGAAAAAAATAAGTCTATAACGATCTGTATTCACATTATTTCAACAGATTAATTTCTTTCCTTCTAAAaagtaaggatttaagtgccgtggaaCGGGGTTTTcgaaaacttgccggcacggtatgaCAAAGTGCATGCAATGTCGTGC
This window of the Ananas comosus cultivar F153 linkage group 19, ASM154086v1, whole genome shotgun sequence genome carries:
- the LOC109725246 gene encoding THO complex subunit 3, encoding MEEKPINFKTLVSREYQGHKKKVHSVAWNCLGTKLASGSVDHTARIWNIDPHGHGKVKDIELKGHTDSVDQLCWDPKHPDLVATAAGDKTVRLWDARSGKCSQNVELSGENINITYKHDGTNIAVGNKEDELTILDVRKFKPIHRLKFNYEINEIAWNKTGDLFFITTGNGTVEVLAYPSLKLRHNLMAHTAGCYCIAMDPLGRYFAVGSADSLVSLWNVKEMLCIKTFTKLEWPVRTVSFNYTGEYIASASEDPVIDIANVQTGRSVHQIPSKAAMNSVEWNPKYNLLAYAGDDKNKYQADEGVFRIFGFESN